A genomic window from Cricetulus griseus strain 17A/GY chromosome 4, alternate assembly CriGri-PICRH-1.0, whole genome shotgun sequence includes:
- the Psmd2 gene encoding 26S proteasome non-ATPase regulatory subunit 2 isoform X2 — translation MEEGGRDKTPVQSQQPSATAPAGADEKSSGKERRDAGDKDKEQELSEEDKQLQDELEMLVERLGEKDTSLYRPALEELRRQIRSSTTSMTSVPKPLKFLRPHYGKLKEIYENMAPGENKCFAADIISVLAMTMSGERECLKYRLVGSQEELASWGHEYVRHLAGEVAKEWQELDDAEKAQREPLLTLVKEIVPYNMAHNAEHEACDLLMEIEQVDMLEKDIDENAYSKVCLYLTSCVNYVPEPENSALLRCALGVFRKFSRFPEALRLALMLNDMELVEDIFTSCKDVVVQKQMAFMLGRHGVFLELSEDVEEYEDLTEIMSNVQLNSNFLALARELDIMEPKVPDDIYKTHLENNRFGGSGSQVDSARMNLASSFVNGFVNAAFGQDKLLTDDGNKWLYKNKDHGMLSAAASLGMILLWDVDGGLTQIDKYLYSSEDYIKSGALLACGIVNSGVRNECDPALALLSDYVLHNSNTMRLGSIFGLGLAYAGSNREDVLTLLLPVMGDSKSSMEVAGVTALACGMIAVGSCNGDVTSTILQTIMEKSETELKDTYARWLPLGLGLNHLGKGEAIEAILAALEVVSEPFRSFANTLVDVCAYAGSGNVLKVQQLLHICSEHFDSKDKEEDKDKKEKKDKDKKEAPADMGAHQGVAVLGIALIAMGEEIGAEMALRTFGHLLRYGEPTLRRAVPLALALISVSNPRLNILDTLSKFSHDADPEVSYNSIFAMGMVGSGTNNARLAAMLRQLAQYHAKDPNNLFMVRLAQGLTHLGKGTLTLCPYHSDRQLMSQVAVAGLLTVLVSFLDVRNIILGKSHYVLYGLVAAMQPRMLVTFDEELRPLPVSVRVGQAVDVVGQAGKPKTITGFQTHTTPVLLAHGERAELATEEFLPVTPILEGFVILRKNPNYDL, via the exons ATGGAGGAGGGTGGACGAGACAAGACGCCGGTGCAGTCCCAACAACCCTCAGCGACGGCCCCGGCTGGCGCGGACGAGAAGTCGAGCGGCAAGGAGCGGCGGGATGCCGGGGACAAAGACAAAGAGCAGGAGCTG TCTGAGGAGGACAAACAACTTCAAGATGAACTGGAGATGCTCGTGGAGCGACTCGGG GAGAAGGATACATCCCTATACCGACCAGCCCTGGAGGAACTGAGAAGACAGATTCGTTCTTCTACAACTTCCATGACTTCAGTACCCAAGCCTCTAAAATTTCTTCGTCCACACTATGGCAAACTGAAGGAAATCTATGAGAACATGGCCCCTGGGGAGAATAAG TGTTTTGCTGCTGACATCATATCTGTTTTGGCCATGACCATGAGTGGTGAGCGTGAATGCCTCAAGTATCGGCTAGTGGGCTCCCAGGAGGAATTGGCATCATGGGGTCATGAGTATGTCAG ACATCTGGCAGGAGAAGTGGCTAAGGAGTGGCAGGAGCTGGATGATGCAGAGAAAGCGCAGCGGGAACCACTGCTTACCTTGGTGAAGGAGATTGTCCCCTACAATATGGCTCATAACGCGGAGCATGAGGCTTGTGACCTgctcatggaaattgagcaaGTAGACATGCTGGAGAAGGACATAGATGAGAACGCGTACTCAAAGGTCTGCCTCTATCTCACCAG TTGTGTGAATTATGTACCAGAACCTGAGAACTCTGCCCTACTGCGCTGTGCCTTGGGTGTGTTCCGAAAGTTCAGCCGTTTCCCTGAAGCTCTGAGATTGGCATTGATGCTCAATGATATGGAACTGGTGGAAGACATTTTCACCTCCTGCAAGGATGT GGTGGTACAGAAGCAGATGGCATTCATGCTGGGTCGCCATGGAGTCTTCCTGGAGCTGAGTGAAGATGTAGAGGAGTATGAAGACCTCACAGAAATCATGTCCAATGTACAGCTCAACAGCAACTTCTTGGCCTTAGCTCGGGAG CTGGACATTATGGAGCCCAAGGTACCTGATGACATCTACAAAACACACCTAGAGAATAACA GGTTTGGTGGCAGTGGCTCTCAGGTGGACTCTGCCCGAATGAACCTGGCCTCCTCTTTTGTGAATGGCTTTGTGAACGCAGCCTTTGGTCAAGATAAACTGCTGACTGATGATGGCAACAAATGGCTTTACAAGAACAAGGACCATg GGATGTTAAGTGCTGCTGCGTCCCTTGGCATGATTCTGCTGTGGGATGTGGATGGTGGCCTCACCCAGATTGACAAGTACCTGTACTCCTCTGAGGACTATATCAAG TCAGGAGCTCTCCTTGCCTGTGGGATCGTGAACTCTGGGGTCCGGAATGAGTGTGACCCTGCCCTGGCACTGCTTTCAGATTATGTTCTCCATAACAGCAATACCATGAGACTTGGTTCCATCTTTGG TCTAGGCTTGGCTTATGCTGGCTCCAATCGGGAAGATGTCCTAACACTGCTGCTACCTGTGATGGGAGATTCCAAGTCCAGCATGGAG GTAGCAGGTGTGACGGCTCTGGCTTGTGGAATGATAGCAGTGGGATCCTGCAATGGAGATGTTACTTCTACCATCCTTCAGACCATTATGGAGAAATCTGAGACTGAGCTCAAGGATACCTATGCTCGTTGGCTTCCTCTTGGCCTGGGCCTCAATCATTTGG GGAAGGGTGAAGCTATCGAGGCAATCCTAGCTGCACTGGAGGTTGTGTCAGAGCCATTCCGAAGTTTTGCCAACACTCTGGTGGACGTGTGTGCTTATGCAG GCTCTGGGAATGTGCTGAAGGTACAGCAGCTCCTCCACATCTGTAGTGAGCACTTTGACTCCAAGGACAAGGAGGAggacaaggacaagaaggaaaagaaggacaaggacaagaaggaagccCCTGCTGACATGGGAGCACATCAG GGAGTAGCTGTTCTAGGGATTGCGCTTATTGCCATGGGGGAAGAGATTGGTGCAGAGATGGCACTGCGAACCTTTGGTCACTTG CTGAGGTATGGGGAGCCGACCCTCAGGCGGGCTGTACCCTTAGCACTGGCACTAATCTCTGTTTCAAATCCACGACTCAACATCCTGGATACTCTGAGCAAATTCTCTCATGATGCTGATCCAGAAGTTTCCTATAACTCCATTTTTGCCATGGGCATGGTGGGCAGTG GTACCAATAATGCTCGTCTGGCTGCAATGTTACGTCAGTTAGCCCAGTATCATGCCAAGGACCCCAATAACCTCTTCATGGTGCGCTTGGCACAG gGCCTTACACATTTAGGGAAGGGTACCCTGACCCTCTGCCCCTACCACAGTGATCGGCAGCTCATGAGTCAAGTAGCGGTGGCTGGGTTGCTCACTGTGCTCGTTTCCTTCTTGGATGTCCGAAACA TCATTCTAGGCAAATCACACTATGTACTGTATGGGCTGGTGGCTGCCATGCAGCCCCGAATGCTGGTTACATTTGATGAGGAACTGCGGCCATTGCCAGTTTCTGTCCGTGTGGGTCAG GCAGTGGATGTGGTGGGCCAGGCTGGGAAGCCTAAAACGATCACAGGGTTCCAGACACACACAACTCCAGTGTTGTTGGCCCATGGGGAACGGGCAGAATTAGCCACTGAGGAGTTTCTTCCTGTTACCCCCATTCTGGAAGGTTTTGTTATACTCCGGAAGAACCCCAACTATGACCTTTAA